Sequence from the uncultured Flavobacterium sp. genome:
AAATATTTTAAAATTACGAATTATTTAATTTTACACAAAAGTACAAATGATAATTTGATTATATCACAATACATTATTAAAAAGTTGTAATTAAATAAACTAATCCCGTTAAGGTGTAAAATAAATATCAGCGTAAATAATTAAATTTGAGGTTATTCCGAAAGAATTTCTTAAATGTAATAGTATGAAAATCCCACTTTTAGCTTTTAATGATAAAGGTATTTATTGCCAGCAGGCCGATGTTTATCTCGACCCGTGGAAACCTGTAAAAAATGCCATAATCACACACGGTCACGCCGATCATTCGCGCTGGGGAAATCAAAATTATATTACACATTATACCAATATTCCAATCATTCGCCATCGCTTAGGCGAAATAAACGTAACCGGAAAAGAATGGGGCGAAACCTTTGTCATTAATAATGTGAAATTCTCCCTGCATCCCGCTGGACATATTATAGGAAGTTCTCAAGTTCGAGTAGAGCATAAAGGAGAAGTATGGGTTTTTACCGGAGATTATAAAACCGAAGATGACGGAATTTCAACTCCATATGAAGTCGTAAAATGCGATACGTTTATAACCGAATGTACTTTTGGTTTACCCGCTTTCAATTGGACGCCGCAAGCAGAAGTAATTACAGAAATCAATAATTGGTGGGCAGAAAATAAATCCGAAGGCAAAACTTCTATTCTCTTTGGGTATTCTTTAGGAAAAGCACAACGACTTTTAAAATATTTAAATACTGATATCGGAACTATTTATACACACGGCGCGATCGAAAATATGACGAATGTTTTACGTCCGATGGTTGAATTCCCTCCAACAACTCTCGTAACCAGAGAAACCAAAAAAGAAGAATTATTA
This genomic interval carries:
- a CDS encoding ligase-associated DNA damage response exonuclease, with amino-acid sequence MKIPLLAFNDKGIYCQQADVYLDPWKPVKNAIITHGHADHSRWGNQNYITHYTNIPIIRHRLGEINVTGKEWGETFVINNVKFSLHPAGHIIGSSQVRVEHKGEVWVFTGDYKTEDDGISTPYEVVKCDTFITECTFGLPAFNWTPQAEVITEINNWWAENKSEGKTSILFGYSLGKAQRLLKYLNTDIGTIYTHGAIENMTNVLRPMVEFPPTTLVTRETKKEELLGNIVLAPPSAHGSIWIRKMTPFVTGSASGWMAFRGARRRRAIDKGFVLSDHCDWYSLLDSVKATGAEKIICTHGYTDIFSKYLRELGYDARTEKTQYEGETAEMEKEEEKEADQNETSIIAEN